One Hyphomonadaceae bacterium BL14 genomic window, GGCAATCTGGCGGGCGTCGCCACCGCCATCACGCTGGGCGGGCCGGGCGCGATTTTCTGGATGTGGGTCACGGCGATTTTCGGCATGGCACTGGCCTATTCAGAATCCTCCCTCGCCGTGCGTTACCGCGAGAAGCATGCGGATGGCAGATACCATGGCGGGCCGATGTACTACATCCAGAACGGGCTGGGTAAGAACTGGAAATGGCTCGCCATCCTGTTCTGCATCGGCACGATCTGCTCGGCTCTGGTGACCGGCGGTGCGCTGCAGGCCAACTCCGTCACCCAGTCAGCCATTGAAGCCAGCACCTCGCTGGGCGTGGATCTGCCGCGCTGGGCCGTTGGGGCGGTTCTGGCCTTCCTGGTCTTTGTCGTGATCGTCGGCGGCATCAAATCCATCGGGGTTGTCGCCGGACGCGTCGTGCCTTTCATGGCCGTCGCCTATATTCTGGTGGGGGTGGTCATTCTGGCCACTCACGCCAGCGAGATTCCCGGCGCCTTCGCCCTGATCTTCACCGAGGCCTTCGGCTTCCGCGAGGCGGCGGGCGGGTTTGCGGGCTATGTGATCATGGCCGCCATCCGGGCCGGTGTGGCGCGCGGCCTGTTCTCCAACGAGGCCGGTCAGGGCTCCGCCCCGATCGCCCACGCGGCAGCCCAGACCAGCAATCCGGTCAAGCAGGGCGAGATCGCCATGCTGGGTGTGTTCATCGACACCATGATCATCTGCACCATGACGGCGCTGGTGATCCTGACCGTGTCGGGCAGCTATGCCAATCTGGACGGGACCTTTGCCGAGTTCGCCTGGCAGTCCGACGCCCTGCAGGCCTCGGCCATCACCACGGCGGCGTTTGCAGAAGGCATTTATGCCGGCGGCTGGATCATTCTGGCTGCGCAGGCCCTGTTTGCCTTCACCACCATCATTGGCTGGTCCTACTACGCCGAGACCTCGGCCACCTATATCGTTGGTGACTGGGCCGCGCGTCCATTCCGCTTCATGTGGGTGGGTGTGGCCTTCCTGGGCACGCTGGTGGTCAATGTGGACGGGCTGTGGCGGTTTGGCGACGTGGCCAACTCGATGATGCTCTTCCCGAACGTCATCGCGATCCTGCTGCTGGCCGGCGTCGTGCTGCGCTACACGCATGATTACGACCGCAAGGGCATTGTCCCGCCGGCCTGGTACGGTGCTGACGCCGTGCCGTTGAACCCTGCGGCGGTTTCGTCGGGTTCCGACGACCGGCCCGCCCCGAAAACCAAGGCCGGGCCCGACGCGCCGGACGGCGGTTCCGGCGATGGCGGCGGCGGGAATGGCGGCGACTGACGCCAGCGCCTTCAGCCTGAACTTATGCACCGGCCCGCCAGCACACGCTGGCGGGCCGGTGTCGTTTCAAGGGTCTAGATATCCGCGAACACCGCCTGCGCATGGCGTTCCAGCGCGGCCCAGCCCTTGTAGGCGCGTCCTTCAGCCCCCAGCCCCCGCCACGCGGCGGCCAGCGCGGCGATCTCATCAGCCGCCAGCGCCTGCACCGGGTCCAGACACACCCGGATGGTGAACAGCACCGCGCCGGTCTGAGGCAGCTTGATGATCGTCTGGCGCTCCACGCGCACATGCAGCTGATCGCACGCCTCGCTCACCGCCGCAGCCTGCGCCGCGGACCGCAAGGGCGCCGCGTCCGGGGTGAAGCGCGCATCGCCCCATTGAAGCGTCCAGTTGAAGCGCTCCAGCACCTGGCCGGGCCTCAGGGCGTCAAACACGTGGGCGATGCGCGCCGCCAGCTGATCGCCGTCGGGCACCGGCCCGTGCAGCGCCGTCAGATCGCGCCCGAAGGCGTGATCAAGGCTGAAAAATGTCGGCGCCGTCAGCACGATGGCGCCGGTCAGCCAGCGCCCGTCATCGCCGCGCGTCATCACCACCAGATCATCACTGACGAGATGCGCCGCCGCGATGAGATCGCCCGGTGGCGCGCCGGCTTCAGTGCAGACCAGAGCGGCGGCTTCATCCGCCGCGGCACCGGCATCCGGTGCCTGGCGCCACACATCCACCGGCCGTGCCAGCAGGCCCGCCTTCCAGGCCAGGACATGGGCCTCTGTATCAGGAAACAGCCATAGGGCCGGATCGATGGGCCTCAGCCCCACACTGAAGCGCGGCGGCCCGCCGCGCCAGGGCGCGTGGGGCGGCCGGTTCACGGATGGATGTCCAGCGCCCGTGCCATGCGCGCCGCCAGATGCGCCGCCGCCAGACCGGCCATGATGCCCACCGTGTTGGCGGCCATATCAGAGAGGGAGGCGATCCGGTTGATCATCGGGGTCATCTGCAACAACTCGATGGCCGCCCCCAGGGTGGTCAGCGCCAGCACCAGCCAGACCCGGTTCAGGCCCGGAAAAGCGAACCGGCCAATCAGGCTCAGCGCCGCAAAGGCGCTCATATGTTCCAGCTTGTCCCAGCCAAACAGACGCGGCGCACCGCCATGGCCCGGCCAAAGCGCAAACACCAGGACCACCAACAGCGTCACGCAAAACAGCGCCGGTCCCACAAGGCGCGCGCGCACGGCGAGGTGCCGCGCGGCTTGCCGCCAAGGGGCCTGATTCCTAGGGTGTGGGTCGATGACAGACTCGTGAGGCACCATGATCCCCCTTCTAGACGATATCGCCGCCCTGACGACCCCGCGTTCGGACTGGACGCGCAGCGAGGTCCAGGCAATCCACGATGCCCCGTTCAATGATCTGGTGTTCGCGGCGCAGAGCCTGCACCGGCGCGTGCACCAGCCCAACGCCGTGCAAAAATCGCGCCTCCTGTCGATCAAGACCGGCGGCTGCGCGGAGGACTGCGGGTACTGCAATCAGTCAGCCCATTTCGACACCGGGCTCAAGGCCTCAAAGCTGATGGACCCCGGCACCGTCGAGGCCCGCGCCCGCGAGGCAAAAGAGGGCGGTGCCACACGCTTCTGCATGGGCGCGGCCTGGCGCGAGCTGAAACCGCGCGACGAGCCGGCCATTGCCGAAATGATTACCCGCGTGAAGGCACTGGGGATGGAAACCTGCATGACGTTGGGCATGCTCTCCGACGGCCAGGCCGAGCGCCTGAAGGACGCCGGGCTGGACTTCTACAATCACAATCTGGACACCTCGCCGGAATACTATCAGCGCATCATCACCACCCGCACCTGGCAGGACCGCATCGACACGCTGGCGCGCGTGCGCGCCGCCGGCATCCAGGTCTGCTGCGGCGGGATTATCGGCATGGGCGAGGATCGCGAGGACCGTATCGGCCTGCTCACCGAGCTCGCCCGCCTGACCCCGCATCCTGAAAGCGTGCCGATCAATCATCTGGTGGACGTGGCCGGTACCCCGCTCTCGGGCTCGGCCCCCCTGGACGGGCTCGATTTCGTGCGCGCCATCGCCACCGCCCGCCTGATCATGCCCGCCAGCGTGGTGCGCCTCAGCGCGGGGCGCGAAACCATGAGCCGCGAGCTGCAGGCGCTCTGCTTCCTGGCCGGCGCCGCCTCCATCTTCATCGGCGACGAGCTCCTCACCACCCCCAACCCGGACCTCCATGCGGACTCAGCCCTGCTGGCCGATCTGGGTATGGACGCGGCGGAAGCGGGAGCGGCGCGCAGGGCGCGGGTAGGGGCGGCGGAGTAGGGGCGGCGCAGCCCAGCTTGGTCAGGGGGTCTGCAAGATCACGCCATACCAGCCCAGACCCTTGTAGGTCTCGTATCCGGGGGTGGCGTGAAACGCGACCAATTGCCCGCCGGGAAGGTAGGAATACCCGTTTGAGCGCTCTTGAAACGGGATATCAACCCGCTCCTTAAGCACGCCGGTGCCGTCTGACGCGGCGATCACGCGTAAATGGGAATCAACCAGCAACACCCGGGTGTTGCGCTGCTCTTCCGGCGCGATGCGTACGCCTTCAACGATGGCCCGCGCTTGTGATTCCCAGTCAAAATGGACCGCCAGCACGCCTGTCTTGCGTCCGGTTTCATCCCAGACGCCCGCGCTATAAGTCGCCGTCTGCGCGCCATTCAGCCGCGGCTGCACAGTTATGTCGCCGGCTGAGTAATCATCTGGGGAGGACAGTCTGGCCGCCGATTGGAACCAGGGTTCATCTGCTACCGATTGACCGAGCACGTTATAGGCGTTTGGCCGCCCGTTCGCGATAACCTGACCATTCATGTCACACAGCCAGATGTCCAAGTATACTGTGTAGGCATTCAGAATCACGCCCAAGCGCTGGCTGGTCTGCCGGCTGCTGTCCGCGCACGGATCGAGGGCGCAGGAGACCACCGCCAGATCGGTCGCCCACCAGCGCACGTCACAGGTTCGCTCATACAGATTACGGTCAATCAGCTCGATCGCGTTGAGCGCCAGATCCACATAGCGCTGCCCCTGAGCGCTTTTAGACATGCCTTCGACCTCTGACTGGAGGGTAATGACCCTGTGCGCCAGATCATCTTCAAGTTCCTGCGCAACGCGGGCTATCGTCTCGCTGACGGTTCGCACCTCCTGTGACACGACAGAAAAGCCCCGCCCGTGCTCGCCTGCCCGCGCCGACTCGATCAGTGCATTCAGCGCGAGAATCTTCATCTGATTGGTGATGCCATGAATCCGTCTGGTCTTGTCAGCCGCGATGTGGCGCACCTCGGCCGTCAGTGCGGCGATTTCATCCAGCGTCACTGGTTGCTCACGGCCAGCCGGGGCCGCGTGTTCCACGATACTCAATGTTTGCAATCCCCATTATGACATTTTGGCAATGCTTTAGCCACGCCATATAGAGAAATCAAATAAAAATTCCGGTATATTTTTAGGGCAAACCGGATTTAGTTAAGCAATGAATAATTTTCATATCTGTATTTATATTATTAAATCATACAATAAAGCATCGAAAGCAGGCAAAGGAAATGGCTCATCGCTCGAGCAATTAAATTGAGTCATGCCCCCCTCACCGCGCCCCCGGCCGGTACGCCTCCACCGCTGCGGCGCGCACTGCCGCTTCACCCATCGGCACGCGCCGCCAGTCCTGGGCGGCGAACAGGGTCATCTGATCGGTGTAGTGGGGGCTGCCGGGCCGCGTGGAGGCACCGAACTGGTGGACGGACCACAGGGCAAACTCGCCATCGGGCAACCACTCGGCCAGGAAGGTGAGGCCGTCGCCGGCCACCATGCGGTAGGTGCCGTCATCCTGCGGCGCGGGATAGACCGCGCGCAGCACATCCGGCCCGCCATCCAGCGGGATGCTTTCATCGCCGCGCATCAGCCGGTTCACTTCGCCCCATTCCGGCTCCAGCGTGCCGAAATGCGTATTGAGGCGGGCGACGGCTTCGGTGAACGTATCGGTCAATGGCGGCGGAGCGATGCCCAGCAGCGGCGCGGTGGTGATGGGCGCGAAGGTTTTCACCGCCAGCGCCGCCTGACGATTGGCAGTATTCGTGCGCCCGTCCCACGCCGCGATCACGCCCGCCGCTTCGGCCAGCGCCGGATCATGGCTCCAGTCCATGGCCAGCAGCCGGGCGCGCAGCGTCATCATCTCGCTGTCAGGGTGGTAGGCATCGTCGAACTTCACCGCCAGCAGCGCCTCGCGCGAGACCGTTTCCAGCCCCGCCATCAGGTCCACCGCCTGCAGGCCACGATTGGTCATGCGAGTCTCGATCCCGAAGCTCGCCGGAAAGGCGGCGGGGTCCGGGTCCTCGTCCGTGAGCGTCACCTGAAATGGCGAGTGGTTGGCCTCCAGCACATAGCCCGCCGCCGGATCGATCATGTTCGGCAGGGCGTCCAGCGCCGCGAAGTCATGCCAGATCAGGTCAGACCGGTCGCCGGGCAGGATGCCGGACCAGTCCAGGCCCGGCTCTTCCACCCGCAGCGGCAGGCGCGCGCCGTAATACCGCGCGATGCGGCCGCCGGCGTCCGCCACGATGCGATTGGTGCTGCCCATGGCGAGCATGCCCATGACACCCTGATATTCATCCAGATCGCGCGCATGCATGGAGCGCCAGGCCTGCTCCACCGAGCGGATATCGTCATGGGTGGCGTGGCGCAGGGCGAACGCGCCCTGGTCATTGCGGATCACGGGCCCATGGGCCGTGCGCTCCACCGGCAGGGTGACCTGCCAGGCGAACGGCCCCCAGAGATGCACCAGCATGCGCGCCGGGGTGATGTCCAGATCCACCCACTCGCCGTCGAGCCGGTATTGCGAACCGTCATCCGAGAGCGTGATCTCGTACAGATCGATCAGGTCGGGCGCGTTCACCGTGGCCGCGAAGCCCAGATCGGGGCTCGACCCCACATGCAGGACCGGCGAGCCCGGAAACGTGCCGCCGGCGAAGTTGAGCCGCCCGTCGCGGCTGATCATATGGGCCTCATACCAGGCCACCGGACCTTCAATGGGCTGGTGGGAATTGATGATCAGGCGCGTCGCGCCGTCATCGGACTTGGCCGGCGCGACGGCAAAGGCGTTGGAGCCCAGCTCGCTGTCGGAGGTTTCCTCCAGCCAGAACACCTGCAGCTCCT contains:
- a CDS encoding penicillin acylase family protein: MNRVTKLASVGLSAVLVVTIAGAFVFGLRLTPLELRSFDPDAAIAAAESYDAEITRDEWGVPRVIGATGADAAFALAFAHAEDDFPTVQDALRQALGAQMLAADESEARTAWLVQALGVPDLVRAQYDTQLSAEMRTALEGYAAGLNYYAALHPDERAPDLYPLAGQDVAGLSAFYSPMFYGLGRVLADLIAPERPREAGRGQELQVFWLEETSDSELGSNAFAVAPAKSDDGATRLIINSHQPIEGPVAWYEAHMISRDGRLNFAGGTFPGSPVLHVGSSPDLGFAATVNAPDLIDLYEITLSDDGSQYRLDGEWVDLDITPARMLVHLWGPFAWQVTLPVERTAHGPVIRNDQGAFALRHATHDDIRSVEQAWRSMHARDLDEYQGVMGMLAMGSTNRIVADAGGRIARYYGARLPLRVEEPGLDWSGILPGDRSDLIWHDFAALDALPNMIDPAAGYVLEANHSPFQVTLTDEDPDPAAFPASFGIETRMTNRGLQAVDLMAGLETVSREALLAVKFDDAYHPDSEMMTLRARLLAMDWSHDPALAEAAGVIAAWDGRTNTANRQAALAVKTFAPITTAPLLGIAPPPLTDTFTEAVARLNTHFGTLEPEWGEVNRLMRGDESIPLDGGPDVLRAVYPAPQDDGTYRMVAGDGLTFLAEWLPDGEFALWSVHQFGASTRPGSPHYTDQMTLFAAQDWRRVPMGEAAVRAAAVEAYRPGAR
- a CDS encoding alanine:cation symporter family protein, translating into MDNFFDNVTIFSDFLWGGTWGDQRILPVGIVTIALLGTGVIMMVLLGGRPLKRLFPAFAELWAGRKSGGEGEITPWQALSTALSGQVGTGNLAGVATAITLGGPGAIFWMWVTAIFGMALAYSESSLAVRYREKHADGRYHGGPMYYIQNGLGKNWKWLAILFCIGTICSALVTGGALQANSVTQSAIEASTSLGVDLPRWAVGAVLAFLVFVVIVGGIKSIGVVAGRVVPFMAVAYILVGVVILATHASEIPGAFALIFTEAFGFREAAGGFAGYVIMAAIRAGVARGLFSNEAGQGSAPIAHAAAQTSNPVKQGEIAMLGVFIDTMIICTMTALVILTVSGSYANLDGTFAEFAWQSDALQASAITTAAFAEGIYAGGWIILAAQALFAFTTIIGWSYYAETSATYIVGDWAARPFRFMWVGVAFLGTLVVNVDGLWRFGDVANSMMLFPNVIAILLLAGVVLRYTHDYDRKGIVPPAWYGADAVPLNPAAVSSGSDDRPAPKTKAGPDAPDGGSGDGGGGNGGD
- a CDS encoding DUF3445 domain-containing protein, with protein sequence MNRPPHAPWRGGPPRFSVGLRPIDPALWLFPDTEAHVLAWKAGLLARPVDVWRQAPDAGAAADEAAALVCTEAGAPPGDLIAAAHLVSDDLVVMTRGDDGRWLTGAIVLTAPTFFSLDHAFGRDLTALHGPVPDGDQLAARIAHVFDALRPGQVLERFNWTLQWGDARFTPDAAPLRSAAQAAAVSEACDQLHVRVERQTIIKLPQTGAVLFTIRVCLDPVQALAADEIAALAAAWRGLGAEGRAYKGWAALERHAQAVFADI
- a CDS encoding methyl-accepting chemotaxis protein, translating into MTLDEIAALTAEVRHIAADKTRRIHGITNQMKILALNALIESARAGEHGRGFSVVSQEVRTVSETIARVAQELEDDLAHRVITLQSEVEGMSKSAQGQRYVDLALNAIELIDRNLYERTCDVRWWATDLAVVSCALDPCADSSRQTSQRLGVILNAYTVYLDIWLCDMNGQVIANGRPNAYNVLGQSVADEPWFQSAARLSSPDDYSAGDITVQPRLNGAQTATYSAGVWDETGRKTGVLAVHFDWESQARAIVEGVRIAPEEQRNTRVLLVDSHLRVIAASDGTGVLKERVDIPFQERSNGYSYLPGGQLVAFHATPGYETYKGLGWYGVILQTP
- the bioB gene encoding biotin synthase BioB, with translation MIPLLDDIAALTTPRSDWTRSEVQAIHDAPFNDLVFAAQSLHRRVHQPNAVQKSRLLSIKTGGCAEDCGYCNQSAHFDTGLKASKLMDPGTVEARAREAKEGGATRFCMGAAWRELKPRDEPAIAEMITRVKALGMETCMTLGMLSDGQAERLKDAGLDFYNHNLDTSPEYYQRIITTRTWQDRIDTLARVRAAGIQVCCGGIIGMGEDREDRIGLLTELARLTPHPESVPINHLVDVAGTPLSGSAPLDGLDFVRAIATARLIMPASVVRLSAGRETMSRELQALCFLAGAASIFIGDELLTTPNPDLHADSALLADLGMDAAEAGAARRARVGAAE